Proteins encoded in a region of the Watersipora subatra chromosome 5, tzWatSuba1.1, whole genome shotgun sequence genome:
- the LOC137396582 gene encoding signal recognition particle 14 kDa protein-like has protein sequence MPRLENDKFLSELTKLFQTAETSGNVVLTMKTYDGRTKPVPRKSSKAPKRKRVPSEQHSEPAEHQCLIRAAKGNKKISTVVLHKEVNRFQLAYANLLRGNMTGLKKKARGKGDKSKQKLTQ, from the exons ATGCCTCGTCTGGAAAATGACAAA TTTTTGAGTGAGCTGACCAAGTTATTTCAAACTGCAGAAACTAGCGGGAATGTGGTTCTCACCATGAAAACTt ATGATGGAAGGACCAAGCCAGTGCCACGAAAAAGTTCAAAAGCTCCAAAAAGAAAACGGGTTCCCTCAGAACAGCACAGCGAGCCTGCGGAACATCAATGCTTGATCAGAGCCGCAAAAGgcaataaaaaaatctctacTGTG GTGCTGCATAAAGAAGTTAACAGATTCCAGCTG GCATACGCTAATTTACTGCGCGGAAATATGACAGGACTGAAGAAGAAAGCTCGAGGCAAGGGAGACAAGTCAAAGCAGAAGTTGACACAGTAG